TgtgtaataagaaaaaaattacctgCATCAATTTCTTAACTACATCCCTGCCCAGAATGTGATCAAACACTGCCTGCAGGAATTGATCGCTAATTATGcttaattttagtttatccCTATGCCATAATAATATCCTTGACTCCTCCATAGCTGTTATTGACAcctaaacaaatataatacaacTTCAAGTGTTTATATTGATATCTAATTGGAATGATAagatgaacaaaaaaataccGTATCGATGATAGATGCTTGATAAAACATTTACCTGGAAGTATTCATCTGTCGAGACACCAAACCATTCTGGGGAATCCAGGAACTGATGTGGGAAGACAATATGTAATGCTCTTCCATTTTGCGAGACAACTAATCTGAAAAGAGTCAGAAGAAAaacgtaattttaataaataaataaaactcttgtaaCGATGAATACATTTAAATCGTTCTTACTTTCCCGACAGCACCAATGATAAAGAATCGACTTTGGTCACTTTTTCTTGTGCATAAACTTCTTGATACTTCAACTGACGAATGACCTTCATGCAATTTAATACTCTTCTGAATTGATGACGGGACACACGTAACGGCTGGAACACTGCTATGTACACctacataaaagaaaagaaaaacctagtgtaatttttttattaatcgattGTGTCGAGAGCAGAAATTAACATATCAAGGTTTTCGAATGAAATCTCATCTGCATTATTGTGTgttgttaatatattactggctattattcaatattagcttgctaatattgaaaaacagACTCGCCTACGTCCAAGATAGAATGGATAGCAATTATCTCAGCCACTATATTTCATAACATACCATCTGATTTTGAGATAGGAACTAGATAGATATGTCACTCACAGCATATTTGTAACAacagtgcaaaaataaataaaaaaggaatcTTTGTGTTTAATGCTGCAGCCAGATGAAgcaaattatatagaaatcaTGTAACACTGCTAGATTCGTTTGGGTttccaatataatttattaatgaaatgtacGACAGATAAGAAAGAGTAATTCTGAAGAATACGGATAAATAAGCATAAAAagttttcatatatttaaaaggaattgttatatattacattttaaattaaaaaatcgttatCTGATTTTGGTCCGATTATTTCTCGCTCCTTTGaatgattaaatttacaaCCAATCAACatgttatcaataatttacaaGAACCCATACATAAAATAGACATGCAACTTGCGATAAACTGCCTATAGGCTCATGAAAACTACTCAGTATACTCTGCGACTCATTCCTCTAATATATGTAAGTATATAGAATAGATTATTAGAATAACCAAAACAATTTGGGCATAAATACTTCCACGAGGTTTACGAGCCTAGAGAAATAATATACGATTTCAAGATTAGAGATATTCGAGACCGTACTCCCTCAAATCAATGCCTTTTACCTGATCTTCCCTTACCTCTTCGATTTCCCTTGTAAACTTGATAGGCCTGAGCTTGTAAAGAAGCGTGCATACATGGACGAAGTTGATGGCAACAAAGAGAGCATTCCAGAGAGCAGCGTCCAGCCAGCAAGCTATTGTCCAGCCCCACAAAGCAAGAAAGGCACAGCCCACGAGTAGAGTGCACCTTAAATAGAGTACACCATGTATGCCGCTCGGTGCAAGGTGTGACAATAGGAAGAAGGCATTTGCGAGTTGAAAATAGATGTGGTTCACGTAAATTCCTTGGTAGGGTTGGCAGGTAAGAGCTCCGTACAGAAAGTTTGGAGGCACTATCGGCGAATGAGGATAACCGGATCCATGGCTGACCACTGACAGTCCAGTACCTGCACAGATGCGACACATTTCACCAATTAAGCGACGATTGCAGCCGTTATTCCGCAACAATCTCACAAGCGAAGAATTATACCCTCTCTATTGTCAGTGGTCACATTCCTGCATTCGTCGTTGTCGTGGTGTGCCGAAGCTGGTAGCGATACATCCGACGTGACGGTGCTACGAGGGACATTGGACGCAGCCGCATTCGTCAGGCTGGCATCAATGGTGATGGACGTCCAGTACAGGAGCGCGACGAACGAAATGGAAATACCCCAGCCTACTCGGCTTCCTATCGGGTCGAAGCAGATCCACATCCCCGCATTACCACCAAGCTGGGCCGATTTCGTTTCGCTCTTtaacaaacaaatttatttctacattgGAGATTGCATCGTAACGACACATTCACTTATTCGAGTGTAATCCAAGCAAAATTACATCTTCTTCAATTACTACAAGCTCTTCCAGTCACCACATTGCACTTATTCTATCGTACAGCAACGCACCTTAGATTATCATCTTTAATGCCATATTTagattgttataatttatcaatgcagattaaattattaataatgattgcATTCCATACTTATTCATAAATGATGTAAGAGGGAATGCTCTGTGCTATTTTGTCAATATGCACAGTCACTGCTCACATTTCTGTATTATTCTCAGCTAAAATTGAAACTGGACGACGAGAACCATCTTGCAGACTTGAGATCAAGGAAGAATATTTGCATTACCAGCAGCTGCGGGAAGACAATGTTAACATCTGCAATGCAAAGGAATAGATGCTCAATTACTGCGCATAAAAGCACACAAGACAGttaaatatctcataaaaatGTCAGGTTATAAGagatcatttataattaatcatctTTTTCAGCTATGTATAAGTATCTCTATCGTACTcgacaaacaaattaaataaaatcttttattatagttattaatagaaagaatcctcataattattttcaacagaGATGCTCAGAAccatcagaaaaaaatataaaagtaaaattttattaaccaTTGATATCTTGACTCCCCAAAAAGACCTGTATCTCAATATTGATATCTCAGAATTGATACATCTGCAAATAAGATAAAagacataaataaagaaaagcaAGAAATGCAACAGAGCGATTTTGTAATCCTGAGAAACCAAGGGAAAAAAAGTAACACAAGTgcatattcatttttctagCGATTGTAACGGTTTGAATCGCCGCGGGAACAATTTAATCCAATTTCCACGATCCAGTTTCCCATTTTACTCGCGCAGCTCGCACAcgatatatacatagaattcTTTGACCTGCCATTTTATACTTGACTTGCAGACTTGCACTGAGAAACTCGAATGTATTGTTCGGTGCGGACGTGCAATTGCCCACGGGCTTCGATCCGCGAGCGCTGTTACGCGAAATTACATATCGCGATGAAGCGTGGCAACGGCGCGCGACGGCAGAGAGCACGAAGGAGATTGTCCGTTCGAAAACCGTCGTTAAAAAACTCTTCCCTCCGTCGTCGGTGAAACGTGCGGATGACAACGCCGTTGATAGCCGGATCGAAACACTCGGCCCGAATTCGTCACGTTACGACGGTTGACGTTGCGGCGTCGCGCTATTAAGCGTCCTTTTTGAAATCAATAAACAACTCACTCATGGAAAATCGGTGACTATAGGGGCGTACGCAAG
Above is a genomic segment from Linepithema humile isolate Giens D197 chromosome 6, Lhum_UNIL_v1.0, whole genome shotgun sequence containing:
- the LOC105676892 gene encoding popeye domain-containing protein 3-like isoform X1, yielding MWICFDPIGSRVGWGISISFVALLYWTSITIDASLTNAAASNVPRSTVTSDVSLPASAHHDNDECRNVTTDNREGTGLSVVSHGSGYPHSPIVPPNFLYGALTCQPYQGIYVNHIYFQLANAFFLLSHLAPSGIHGVLYLRCTLLVGCAFLALWGWTIACWLDAALWNALFVAINFVHVCTLLYKLRPIKFTREIEEVREDQVYIAVFQPLRVSRHQFRRVLNCMKVIRQLKYQEVYAQEKVTKVDSLSLVLSGKLVVSQNGRALHIVFPHQFLDSPEWFGVSTDEYFQVSITAMEESRILLWHRDKLKLSIISDQFLQAVFDHILGRDVVKKLMQVSETMAASTHQQQNGQIIGLGGIGALENDADTKLFVVKKTGDSQGITALISRQLQAAGDPNAWRLGRIEETDHETPV
- the LOC105676892 gene encoding popeye domain-containing protein 3-like isoform X2 — encoded protein: MWICFDPIGSRVGWGISISFVALLYWTSITIDASLTNAAASNVPRSTVTSDVSLPASAHHDNDECRNVTTDNREGTGLSVVSHGSGYPHSPIVPPNFLYGALTCQPYQGIYVNHIYFQLANAFFLLSHLAPSGIHGVLYLRCTLLVGCAFLALWGWTIACWLDAALWNALFVAINFVHVCTLLYKLRPIKFTREIEEVYIAVFQPLRVSRHQFRRVLNCMKVIRQLKYQEVYAQEKVTKVDSLSLVLSGKLVVSQNGRALHIVFPHQFLDSPEWFGVSTDEYFQVSITAMEESRILLWHRDKLKLSIISDQFLQAVFDHILGRDVVKKLMQVSETMAASTHQQQNGQIIGLGGIGALENDADTKLFVVKKTGDSQGITALISRQLQAAGDPNAWRLGRIEETDHETPV